In Bacteroidales bacterium, a genomic segment contains:
- a CDS encoding GSCFA domain-containing protein — protein sequence MKLITEVTLPQYPFRMDPQTRVLMMGSCFTEHIGRKLERYLFPVCINPFGVIYNPLSVKKGLEALIHRESYRAEDLRQHHGLWFSFDHYTGFSSPDREEALEKINHSFGLAREFLTKAGLLILTWGTSWVYRYKETGQVVCNCHKIPAREFTRTRLSTQEITSAYESFLPQLFDFNSDLKIIHTISPVRHWKDGAHGNQLSKATLLLAGDALRNKFPDRFFYFPSFEIVMDELRDYRYYADDMLHTSEKTASYIWEKFRQALVAELSAEIIRDLEPLLKLQEHRSLNLSRESLEQRKNQIRERAGNLQSKYPELDLSKFL from the coding sequence ATGAAACTGATCACCGAGGTGACTCTTCCCCAATATCCGTTCAGGATGGATCCTCAGACCCGGGTGCTGATGATGGGATCCTGTTTTACCGAGCATATCGGACGGAAGCTGGAGAGATACCTTTTCCCGGTCTGTATAAATCCCTTCGGGGTCATCTACAATCCCCTGTCTGTGAAAAAAGGCCTGGAAGCACTGATTCACAGGGAGAGTTACCGGGCGGAGGATCTGAGACAGCATCATGGGCTCTGGTTCTCCTTTGACCACTATACCGGGTTCTCTTCCCCGGACCGGGAGGAGGCCCTGGAGAAGATAAACCATTCTTTTGGCCTGGCCAGGGAGTTCCTTACGAAAGCCGGCTTGCTGATTTTAACCTGGGGAACCTCCTGGGTATACCGCTACAAGGAGACCGGCCAGGTGGTCTGCAACTGCCATAAGATCCCCGCCAGGGAGTTTACCCGGACCCGGCTGAGCACCCAAGAGATTACTTCCGCCTATGAATCGTTCCTGCCTCAGTTGTTTGATTTCAACAGCGACCTGAAGATCATTCACACCATCAGCCCGGTGCGGCACTGGAAAGATGGCGCTCACGGGAACCAGCTCAGCAAGGCAACACTCCTTCTAGCAGGCGATGCTTTGAGAAATAAATTTCCGGACCGCTTCTTTTATTTTCCTTCCTTCGAAATCGTGATGGACGAACTGCGCGACTACCGGTACTATGCCGATGATATGCTGCATACCAGTGAGAAAACCGCCTCCTACATCTGGGAGAAATTCCGGCAGGCGCTGGTGGCCGAGCTCTCTGCTGAAATTATCCGGGATCTGGAACCCCTGTTAAAGCTGCAGGAACACCGGTCCCTGAACCTGAGCAGGGAATCCCTGGAACAGCGGAAGAATCAGATCCGTGAGCGTGCCGGGAATCTGCAAAGCAAATACCCCGAATTGGATCTGAGTAAGTTTCTTTAA
- the dinB gene encoding DNA polymerase IV, with protein MRKIIHLDMDSFFASVEQRDFPEYKGKPLVVGHRGPRSVVAAASYEARKFGVYSAMPMSIALRKCPRLIVVPHRFEAYRKVSDQIQSIFHQYTDLVEPLSLDEAFLDVTEVKQGPASASLIAMEIKKKICQQTGLTASAGVSYNKFLAKIASDMDKPDGFYLIKPEEAEGFLEELDIGLFFGVGEKTEQKMHRMNIFKGRDLKLLPLPDLVKHFGKAGSYFYHAVRGIDERPVVSHRERKSIGAERTFESDLTNLEDVKEKLAAITDIIWNRCKASQKWGKTLTLKLRFADFSTITRSSTSPKAYTRKEIEGVALKLLPSREIQEQGIRLLGLTMSNFQEKNHSGTRQLKIEFF; from the coding sequence ATGAGAAAAATTATACATCTGGATATGGATTCGTTTTTCGCTTCGGTGGAACAACGGGATTTCCCCGAATATAAGGGAAAACCCCTGGTCGTAGGTCATCGGGGGCCCCGCTCCGTGGTGGCTGCCGCCAGCTATGAAGCCAGAAAATTCGGGGTTTATTCGGCCATGCCCATGTCCATCGCCCTCAGAAAGTGCCCCCGGCTTATCGTGGTGCCTCATCGTTTTGAAGCCTACCGGAAAGTATCGGACCAGATCCAAAGCATCTTTCACCAGTATACCGACCTGGTGGAACCCCTGTCGCTGGACGAAGCTTTTTTAGATGTCACGGAAGTTAAGCAGGGACCGGCTTCGGCTTCCTTAATCGCCATGGAGATCAAGAAGAAGATATGCCAACAGACCGGCTTAACAGCCTCGGCCGGAGTATCCTACAATAAGTTCCTTGCAAAGATAGCCTCTGACATGGATAAACCGGACGGATTCTACCTGATTAAACCAGAAGAAGCTGAAGGCTTCCTGGAGGAACTGGATATAGGCCTCTTTTTTGGAGTCGGGGAAAAAACAGAGCAAAAGATGCACCGGATGAATATTTTCAAAGGGAGGGATTTGAAATTGCTACCTCTTCCCGATTTGGTGAAACATTTCGGAAAGGCCGGGTCATACTTTTACCATGCTGTGCGGGGGATCGATGAACGTCCGGTGGTTTCGCACCGCGAACGCAAATCCATAGGCGCTGAACGAACCTTTGAAAGCGATCTGACGAATCTTGAGGATGTCAAAGAAAAACTGGCAGCCATTACAGACATCATCTGGAATCGCTGCAAAGCCAGTCAAAAATGGGGAAAGACCCTGACCCTGAAACTCCGCTTCGCCGATTTCAGCACCATTACCAGGAGCAGCACTTCCCCGAAAGCCTACACCAGGAAAGAAATAGAGGGCGTGGCTCTAAAACTACTTCCTTCCAGAGAAATTCAGGAA